TCTtggtttgagtcctggctgtgTCAATTCCTAAACATCTGAGATGGAGCAAGTTACTTCCCTTTCCAGGTCTGtttccatatatgtatatgtacaatatATAGCATTGGGAGGGCATTGTGAAAAAACATAGGGCTGTTTTGAGCATCACCATGAGATAATATATGCACAGAACTCAGCCTATAGTAGATACTCAACACATGTGGGGAAATTACAGTGACTCAAGAAATCTCAAAAATTTCCAGTAGTAGTGGTTTTATAGTCTATACTAAAATATTTGCAGaccattttcttttatgttgtaGTCCTTTTCTTTGCTACTACTAATTATACTCtgaattaaaaagtttttaactttagaactcaataaaaaatagaagaatgaatATTAAAGCATCAGACCTATGTTTTAAACCTTggaacagggaattccctggttgtccagtggttaggactcggcgatatcactgccatggcccaggtacaatccctggttggggaactaagatcctgtaagccacacagcgtggcaaaaaaaaagcaaaaaaaaccccaaactaaaAACCTTGGAACATATCTTTATGCGTTTAGGAGACAGTGGATAGGGATagaggaccttttttttttttaagctctttattggaatataattgctttacactcatgcatgttttgtttttaattgaattatctTGAATGAGAAATATCTGTATTATTTTGCCTTGCTGTGCCTTGTTTTTACCTTTGTTCTTACAGTGCTTTGAGACCACAATCATATAATTGTATACAATTATATAATTTCCTGTGTAATATAACCCTGTTGTGAAAATTCAGAGTTTACATATTTCTGAGGTTGTCAAAGATAATTTCCTATTAAAGCACTTTGTGTACTAGTTTACATGTAATAATAATGTTATAAACATTTGAATAATTAGCCCTTTAAGTGAACATTAGGAAATCATGAAATACCTTAAATGTTGACTTTCAGGGTCCAATGAACCAGGTTAGCTGTTTTGCTTAATCTGAACCAAACTTTATTTAGCTAAAAATGGCCAatgacacatttattttctcatatgaaTTAGAAAAATCAGAGACAATGTAATTACAAGTAAACGCAGTTTTATGAATTGCCTCTAATCAACTGCGAAATCATCATAACTTTCAAAACCACCACTTCTTAAAACATGTGATAACTACTCACACTTGAACTTCTAAATCTTAAAATTCCAAAGTTATGTACAGCGATAGAGCTACTTGCTTTAAACTTATCATCAAACTGGTGAGCAAATTCTGACTTTGTGAGCTGCAGATTGAAGTTGGAAGATGGACAGTATTTCCTAGTTCTTTGAGATGCATTTTAATATatccttccattttcttcctttacatTGTATTTTTAGCTTCTACCATTCCTTTTTCCCTCTGTAATTTTATGCTGTGGATTTCCCTCAAAATAAAGACTACCAAAATCCATTAGAATTTATCCAGTCTGatactttgttttgctttttcgtATAAGAAATAGATGACTTTGTTATGAGCGTCTCCAAATGCATAAACACCatcccttttctttgtttctttctgtctgattattttattcatattaaatatgcttttgctttttctattCTGAAGTAGTAAGTCTCTTAGGAAAATGATTGTTTTAACTACTagattttatctgaaaaatgcaGGTTGGAGACTGTCAAGAAAAAAGTACTAATGACTAAGCCTTAATTGTTTCATTAGGAAAATGTTCAAGAATCGCCCAAAGTAAAAGTGATGGTGGGGAAAAGCTCACTGAGGATTTTGTTATTCACAAGCTGGCAATTTACAACATTTTCCTAAGTGAGATGCCATACTGCCTACACCGCTGAAGAGAGGGTTGAACTTTTTATACAAATTGGCTAGACATCCAACCTGACTAATTTAGGTTAGAAAGAGAGGAGGTGATTTGCCTGGGTAGACAAAACCTAGGAACCTTCCTTCTGCCAAATCttaaaaaagggagagaataCATCCTGATCTAAATTCTGTGACTTGAAAATCAAAACTATTGATCAAACAGATTTGGATAGCATTTAGAGTTTTAGAGTCATATAATAAGAGGTTAAAATTGAAGCTACCAAGTAACACAGTTATTTTTGCAGAACTGGTGTACTTTACTGCACCttaaaaacagttttcaaatGAGAACTTTATTTTAGTCtgataaacattacagtacaacCACTTATATCTAGAAAGAATTGACTTAGCATGATAAAAGGACCATGTTTTGAACCTGTGTGATAGTTATTATTTTCGAGAAATATATGAATTCTGTATTTGAATTTctttccttgaagaaatggaaatgtagTTTTTGACCTGTTTATGAAGACATCTTGACATGCAAATACAGATGtgttgctgtggctaaaaccaGCTCATTTAGAGGTGAACATTTTGCTTTGAGATGTTTAGAGTCTAAGAATATACTGAACTAGTTTTAAACTAATGATCCTTGGGAGGGGTAGCTGCGTATGTTGAAGGATACAGCCTGTGGAATTTGCGCCTTTTGTAAGGTTGAAATCATGGCAGATCTAAAAACCAAGGCTCAATTCCATTTCACtggtgttaaaaaatattttattgctttgatGGTCTTATCCTTCAAGCTAATATTTAAAAACTCCCCAGCTGTGAAAGCAACATAAACAGGTTCTAAATTGTACCTCATCTAAGTTCCTATGCCCGGAGAAGCTAATGTTAACTCATCATGTGATACTCAATTTGTACAGTAAATTATgaacttaggaaaaaaatgatcCTCAGGCAGAGTATATGACTTAATAATCTGTATTGTCTTTCCCTGGCTAGAATTATTGTTCTATCATTACTTAAcattacttttgtattttaaagtattttatacaCATCTGTAAATTAATTAGGCTGGATTTGGCCATACTCGGGCCAAACTTTTCAGGAGATTTGAGGGCTGCAATCCGACCCAGCTGATAAAGATTGTCTGTAAGCAGCAGGTCTCAGTGCTTCCCCATCTCTTGTTCCTCACTAATCCAGAATCTGTGAGACCAACCACATTTTCTGGTCACATCAAACTCTGTTGAATGTAGAGACTCAACATGTACCTAGTCAAATAAGGGAGTCAGGAAAATATGAACATGCAAAAGTCATTGAACCCAAACTTGCAGTATGTCAACCAACTTATAGGTATTCATATTAGATTATATTATATGCCAACAATATCCAGGAATAGTGGTCCTGTTGTGTCTGTTTGGAATACAATGTTCCTCCAATACCATGCTGAACAGTTTCAATAAAACCATGtaacaaactgaaaacaaaacgACAAAAAAgagcattcttttcttcttaagaatatcttatttcttctttttttaattaattaattacttaatttaattggctgtgttgggtcttttttgctgtgcgtgggctttcttttagttgcggtgagtggggggcactcttcattgtggtgcatgggctcctcattgctgtggcttctcttgttgcggaacgtgggcttcagtagttgcagcacatgggctcaatagttgtggctcacaggctctaaagtgcaggctcagtagttgtggtgcacaggcttagttgctcctcggcatgtgggatcttcctggagcagggctcgaacccatgtcccctgcattggcaggcggattcttagccactgcgccacctaggaagcccaagaatatCTTATTTCTTCTTACTGGGGATTTCTTGGAAGTTGTTCTAGTCAAGTGATCTCTGTGAGGCATATCAAAAACGATTGGGATCCACAGACATtaatacaagaatgttcatagcagcgttatccATAATAacaaaaaggtggaaacaatccaaatgtccatcaatagatgaacagaaaataaatgatatacccacacaatggaatacgactcagctatgaaaaggaacgaagtactgatacatgctacaatatggttgaactttgaaaacatcatgTAAAGTAAAAGAGGTCAGGCACAAAAGGgacatactgcatgatttcttttatatgatatatccagaataggcaaatccatagattTGGGAAAACCcatagagatggaaagcagaTTAAAGGTTATCAGGGATGGGGACAGGGGAGAAAGGGGAGTGACtacttaatgggtacagggtgtTTTTttatggggtgatgaaaatgttttgaaactagaGCGAGCTGGTGGTTACACAATGTTGTGAATATGCTAAATACTACTGAAcggtatactttaaaatggttaactgtgttttgtgaatttcctttccagtaaaaaaaaatgggcagggaagtttttaaaaaaatctgagctCCTACTTTTCCTCAGTCCCATATTTTGATTTGCCTCCTAGGGAGCATATTGACATGCAGGCTCACATTTTAAGGGACGTGAGTGAGGTGACTACCTGGCTTAGGGTGACTCATCATCATTTATTAAGCAACCTGGAAGCTTGAGAGCAGTGCATTTCGGGCAATTTGCTGATTCCTTTAGGCAATCTTAATGCTGAGCCCCGTGGGCAGCAAGAATGAGCATGTGATTAGAGCAGAAGCGATTACTCTTAGAAAAGCATCATTAATTTCAAAAGCTCTTGTCCTGAGCTATGTGGCTGAGTGGAGACAAATTAGGATGCTGTCTAGAGGAAAGAAAGTGAAgttgttttctcctctttaggACAGAAGAGAAACCTGAAGTCATATGTTTCAAGTACTTAATTCTTTCTCTGGGGGGATGGAAGTGATGAGTTTGGGAGAGGGCAGTGGGTGGAAGGTTAGTCATAGGAGGCATGGGGTTTGTATCAGTTCTACTGCAAGCTGCTTCTGTTCTTTGTTGCTTTGTCTCCTTGGTGATAAAAAGAAGCTGTTCATATTTCCCATTTGTGTCCATCACAGAATCTTTCTGGGGTCTAACTAGTAAGGTGGAAAGGGCAGTGGACTATTCTCAGGAGAACTGGTTTCCAGGGTCTGCTCTGGGATCTCTTTTTTGGGCCTTGCTCTTCAGTAAGGTAAATCAAAGCAAAAGCAAGATCATCTTCCTGGTCCTAATTTAGAAACAGACCCCGAAACAAATTCTTgctgaaaaaagaatttaaaaaaaaaaaaaaagaattcaaagcatttaGACAGTGTGCTCGTTTA
The window above is part of the Hippopotamus amphibius kiboko isolate mHipAmp2 chromosome 4, mHipAmp2.hap2, whole genome shotgun sequence genome. Proteins encoded here:
- the LOC130850987 gene encoding ATP synthase membrane subunit K, mitochondrial-like; amino-acid sequence: MADLKTKAQFHFTGVKKYFIALMVLSFKLIFKNSPAVKAT